Genomic segment of Candidatus Binatia bacterium:
CGCGCCGGCTGCGCAGAATCGTCAGATCCAGTGGCGCCGGTGAAGCCAGCTTTTGACGACCTGGGTGAGCGCGACGTAAGCGATGAGCGTCGCCGCCAGGATCGGCCAGTAAAGCGAAGGCAGGCGCACCAGACCGAGAGCGTGTGCCGCCGGGGAAACAGGCAGCCACATGGCGACGAGCATGATCGCACCCGTCGTCACCATCAGCGGTACGCTCGCGCGGCTTTGCAGGAACGGGATGCGGTTGGTGCGGATCACGTGGATCACCAGGGTCTGCGTGAGCAGCGACTCGACGAACCAGCCGGTCTGGAACAGCGGCGCGTGCGAGGGATCCTGGCAGCGGAACACGAAGAACATCACGAGGTACGTCGTGTAGTCGAAGATCGAGCTGCACGGGCCGATGAACAGGATGAAGCGCGTCAGCTCGCCCATCGACCACGGGCGCGGGCTGGCGATCTGCTCGGGATCGACGTCGTCGGTCGGAATCGGGATCTGCGAAAAATCGTAGAGAAGATTGTTCGTCAGGATCTGGATCGGCGCCATCGGCACGAACGGCAGCAGCGCACTGGCGCCGAGCACGCTGAACATGTTGCCGAAATTCGAGCTGGCGCCCATGCGCACGTACTTGAGAATGTTGGCGAACACCTTGCGACCTTCGAGCACGCCTTCGGCGAGCACGAGGAGGCTTTTTTCGAGCAGGATAATGTCGGCCGCTTCCTTTGCGACGTCGACCGCGGTGTCGACCGAGATGCCGACGTCGGCCACGCGAAGGGCCGGCGAGTCGTTGATCCCGTCGCCGAGAAAACCGACGACGTGCCCTGCCGACCTCAGGATCCGGATCACGCGCTGTTTGTCTCCAGGCGTCATGCGCGCGAACAGTGTCGTCGTGGTCGCTGCGCGCGCCAGCTCCTCGTCGCTCATCTTCGCAACCTGGGCGCCGAGGAGGACAGTCTCGGTCGCGATGCCCACGTCGTGGCAGATCTTGCGGCTGACGATGTCGTTGTCACCGGTGAGGATTTTTACCGCGACGCCGCGGCGTCCGAGCTCCGCAACTGCCTCGCGCGCGGACTCCTTCCGTGGATCGAGGAAGGCCACGTAGCCGGCCAGCACGAGCTGCGACTCGTCGTCCTTCGTATACGTCGGGCGCGGGTCGAAATCGCGGTACGCGATCGCAAGCACGCGAAAGCCTTCGGCGCTGAGCGCCTGGTGTTCTTCGCGCAGGTCCTCGACGAGGACTTCGTCGAGAACGTCGATCTCGCCGCCGAGCTCGAAGCGCGTGCAGCGCTGGAAGACTTCCTCCGGCGCGCCCTTGCAGATCAGGCGGTGACGGCCTTCGGGCGTCTCGACGATCACCGACATCAGGCGCCTGGCGAAATCGAACGGAAGCTCGTCGACCTTGCGCCACTGCGGCACGCAGGCTTCGTGATGGACTTCGCGATGGTCGAGGATCGCGCGGTCGAGCACGTTTCTCAGCCCGGTCTGGAAATGGCTGTTGAGATAGGCGAGCGTCAGTACCTGGTCGTTTTCCACGCGTGCGACGTCGCAGTGGCGCTCGAGAACGACGCGGTCCTGCGTCAGCGTGCCTGTCTTGTCGGTACAAAGGACGTCCATCGCGCCGAGGTTCTGGATCGAGTTCAGGCGCTTGACGATCACTTTCTTGCCGCACATCGCCAGTGCGCCGCGCGACAGGCACACCGATACGATCATCGGCAGCATCTCGGGAGTGAGCCCCACGGCGACGGCTACCGCGAAAAAGAACGCTTCCTTCCAGTCATGCTTCGTGAGCCCGTTGATCACGAACACGAGCGGCACCATCACGACGATGAAGCGGATCATCAGCCACGTGAACCTGGAGACTCCCTCGTCGAACGCCGTCGGGACCGGCTCGCCTTCGAGCGTGCTCGCGATGCTTCCGAGATAGGTTCGTGGCCCGGTCTCGACGACGACCGCAGTGGCCGTTCCGCTCTCGACCGCGGTGCCGAGAAAGCACAGGTTGGCCAGCTC
This window contains:
- the mgtA gene encoding magnesium-translocating P-type ATPase, whose amino-acid sequence is MSAAGSILPRDHRHFLHSGETTVHASPLLLEMAKVEPAAVLARLQTSNDGLSTDEAARRLERCGANVVASDQRHGRLRLFLRALLNPVVLLLSVLAGVSVATGDVRAAVVMLVMIVLGVGLRFTQESRADSAAEKLRAMIRVTANLVRAGKEVEEPLSLVVPGDVVHLAAGDMIPADIRILESRDLFVTQASLTGESLPVEKFAAAADGAGENVLELANLCFLGTAVESGTATAVVVETGPRTYLGSIASTLEGEPVPTAFDEGVSRFTWLMIRFIVVMVPLVFVINGLTKHDWKEAFFFAVAVAVGLTPEMLPMIVSVCLSRGALAMCGKKVIVKRLNSIQNLGAMDVLCTDKTGTLTQDRVVLERHCDVARVENDQVLTLAYLNSHFQTGLRNVLDRAILDHREVHHEACVPQWRKVDELPFDFARRLMSVIVETPEGRHRLICKGAPEEVFQRCTRFELGGEIDVLDEVLVEDLREEHQALSAEGFRVLAIAYRDFDPRPTYTKDDESQLVLAGYVAFLDPRKESAREAVAELGRRGVAVKILTGDNDIVSRKICHDVGIATETVLLGAQVAKMSDEELARAATTTTLFARMTPGDKQRVIRILRSAGHVVGFLGDGINDSPALRVADVGISVDTAVDVAKEAADIILLEKSLLVLAEGVLEGRKVFANILKYVRMGASSNFGNMFSVLGASALLPFVPMAPIQILTNNLLYDFSQIPIPTDDVDPEQIASPRPWSMGELTRFILFIGPCSSIFDYTTYLVMFFVFRCQDPSHAPLFQTGWFVESLLTQTLVIHVIRTNRIPFLQSRASVPLMVTTGAIMLVAMWLPVSPAAHALGLVRLPSLYWPILAATLIAYVALTQVVKSWLHRRHWI